The Hymenobacter sp. DG01 genome has a segment encoding these proteins:
- a CDS encoding alpha/beta fold hydrolase, whose translation MSTVLPLTPANFTLPFPDHYLQVRSLRHASPEAEGRPWLVLLHDSLGSIRLWRDLPEQLATALGCHVLLYDRRGYGESAPLGPYPRTPAYLEEEAQTIPAVLAACGITRAVLFGHSDGGTLALLAAATAPPALVAAVVIIGAHVFVEEETLRGIRAARQQYATTDLPQRLARYHGANTEGLFRAWTDTWLSPEFRAWNIEHYLPRVQCPVLVLQGAHDEYGTEAQVTAIASQVAGPAQAELLPGLRHTPHRQAPELVVSITASFLRAHLAGLPNE comes from the coding sequence ATGTCTACTGTACTGCCGCTCACGCCTGCCAATTTCACCCTGCCCTTTCCTGACCACTACCTGCAAGTGCGGAGCCTGCGCCATGCCAGCCCCGAGGCCGAAGGGCGGCCCTGGCTGGTGCTACTGCACGATTCCCTGGGCAGCATTCGGCTCTGGCGCGACCTGCCCGAGCAGCTGGCCACCGCCCTAGGGTGCCACGTTCTGCTTTACGACCGGCGCGGGTATGGCGAGTCGGCCCCGCTGGGCCCCTACCCCCGCACCCCGGCCTACCTCGAAGAAGAAGCCCAGACCATACCCGCCGTGCTGGCCGCCTGCGGTATCACGCGGGCCGTGCTTTTCGGCCACTCCGATGGCGGCACGCTGGCGTTGCTGGCGGCGGCCACGGCGCCTCCGGCCCTGGTGGCAGCCGTGGTAATCATTGGGGCGCACGTATTTGTGGAAGAAGAAACGCTACGAGGCATCCGGGCGGCCCGGCAGCAGTACGCCACCACCGATTTGCCCCAGCGCCTGGCCCGCTACCACGGCGCCAACACCGAAGGCCTGTTCCGGGCCTGGACTGATACCTGGCTGAGCCCTGAATTTCGGGCTTGGAACATAGAGCACTACCTGCCCCGGGTGCAGTGCCCGGTGCTGGTGCTCCAGGGCGCCCACGATGAATACGGCACCGAGGCCCAGGTAACGGCCATTGCCAGCCAGGTGGCGGGCCCAGCCCAGGCCGAGCTGCTGCCCGGTCTGAGGCATACGCCCCACCGCCAGGCCCCGGAGCTGGTCGTAAGCATAACGGCCTCCTTCCTGCGGGCTCACCTGGCAGGGCTGCCTAATGAGTAG
- a CDS encoding DUF2141 domain-containing protein: MQAPKLLCLTTLCAAGLIVPTASATADGPSSVTVVVSALASTSAAVKLYFYNAREKFLTKGGYAFMRVVKPGGQQQVSLPVELEPGEWAVAITQDTNNNDKLDKNFMGIPTEPFAFSNNVRPRLAPPDFNDCKFTVGGPGKVVSIVLTK; this comes from the coding sequence ATGCAAGCACCGAAGCTCCTCTGCCTGACTACTCTTTGCGCCGCCGGACTAATTGTTCCCACGGCTTCCGCGACGGCCGACGGCCCCTCTTCCGTTACGGTGGTGGTATCGGCCCTGGCCTCTACTTCCGCCGCCGTAAAGCTGTATTTCTACAACGCGCGGGAGAAGTTTCTGACCAAGGGCGGCTACGCCTTTATGCGGGTAGTGAAGCCCGGCGGGCAGCAGCAGGTAAGCCTGCCGGTGGAGCTGGAACCCGGCGAGTGGGCCGTGGCTATTACCCAGGATACCAACAACAACGACAAGCTGGATAAGAACTTTATGGGCATCCCGACGGAGCCCTTCGCCTTCTCCAACAACGTGCGCCCCCGCCTGGCTCCACCCGATTTCAACGACTGCAAATTTACCGTGGGCGGTCCGGGCAAAGTGGTCAGCATTGTCCTGACCAAGTAG
- a CDS encoding YdeI/OmpD-associated family protein, translating into MSLHSFDAYLEAGGPSFMPTQVVHLSPLLVEALGGKTTKRVRGTLNGHPIRLSLLPQAGGGRYLMVNKELCLTAGVQVGQYVQLQLEPDPEPDQVPLPAELAEALDAWPEAMLRFQALPHGARRALAQHISTARQAETRARRAVEVTGRLARGVNPFRKE; encoded by the coding sequence ATGTCTCTGCACTCGTTTGATGCTTACCTGGAAGCCGGCGGCCCCAGCTTTATGCCAACCCAGGTGGTGCACCTTTCGCCGCTACTCGTGGAGGCGCTGGGCGGCAAAACCACCAAGCGCGTGCGCGGCACCCTGAACGGCCACCCCATCCGGCTGAGCTTATTGCCCCAGGCCGGCGGCGGGCGCTACCTTATGGTTAACAAAGAACTGTGCCTGACGGCCGGGGTGCAGGTGGGACAATACGTACAGCTGCAGCTGGAGCCCGACCCCGAGCCCGACCAGGTACCTCTGCCCGCCGAGCTGGCCGAAGCCCTGGACGCCTGGCCCGAAGCCATGCTCCGGTTTCAGGCCCTACCCCACGGGGCCCGGCGGGCCCTGGCCCAGCACATCAGCACGGCGCGGCAGGCCGAAACCCGCGCCCGCCGCGCCGTGGAAGTAACCGGCCGACTGGCGCGCGGAGTGAATCCGTTTCGGAAGGAGTAG
- a CDS encoding DsbA family oxidoreductase, translating to MKIEIWSDIVCPFCYIGKRRLENALARFAHADAVEIEWHSFELDPEARPKPGASLYQLLAAKYGNTEDWARQMSANMTQMAAEEGLAFDFDRAVHANTLHAHRLVHLADKFGKQDAAKERFFKAYLEEGQDLNDFATLARLATEIGLPAVEVEQVLHSEQFTQEVRHDEYQARQIGVRGVPYFVFDDKYAVSGAQPTELFLEVLDKVWEESRPRPVQLAGTDGAACGLDGSNC from the coding sequence ATGAAAATAGAAATCTGGTCTGATATTGTGTGCCCCTTCTGCTACATCGGCAAGCGGCGCCTGGAAAACGCGCTGGCCCGCTTTGCCCACGCCGATGCGGTGGAAATTGAGTGGCACAGCTTTGAACTGGACCCCGAGGCCCGGCCTAAACCCGGCGCCAGCCTCTACCAGCTGCTGGCCGCCAAGTACGGCAATACCGAGGACTGGGCCCGCCAGATGAGCGCCAACATGACCCAGATGGCCGCCGAAGAAGGCCTGGCCTTTGACTTCGACCGGGCCGTGCACGCCAACACTCTGCACGCCCACCGCCTGGTGCACCTGGCCGACAAATTTGGCAAGCAGGACGCAGCCAAGGAGCGTTTCTTCAAAGCCTACCTCGAAGAAGGCCAGGACCTCAACGACTTCGCTACCCTCGCCCGCCTGGCTACCGAAATAGGCCTGCCCGCTGTCGAAGTAGAGCAGGTACTTCACTCCGAGCAGTTCACCCAGGAGGTGCGCCACGATGAGTACCAGGCCCGCCAGATTGGGGTGCGCGGCGTGCCCTACTTCGTTTTCGATGACAAGTACGCCGTGTCCGGGGCCCAGCCTACCGAGCTGTTCCTAGAAGTGCTGGACAAGGTATGGGAAGAAAGCCGCCCCCGGCCCGTGCAGCTGGCCGGCACCGATGGCGCCGCCTGCGGCCTCGATGGCAGCAACTGCTAA
- a CDS encoding META domain-containing protein encodes MRKPLLYSGIIGLGLLVGSCQDDKDAPPAPELLNTRWKLVQVEETPLSVSSYSDTFRSYIRFTTGPNRTEGLAPCNSFGGTFTLSSSPGVLSISEQSSTKATCPAQSIEDKFLAALPRTVGYEISGNELRLYDASNTLRPLLIFEKAE; translated from the coding sequence ATGCGCAAACCCCTCCTCTACTCAGGCATTATCGGGCTGGGACTTTTGGTTGGCAGCTGCCAGGATGATAAGGACGCCCCGCCCGCCCCGGAGCTGCTGAACACCCGCTGGAAGCTGGTGCAGGTAGAAGAAACGCCCTTGTCGGTTTCCAGCTACTCCGATACCTTTCGCTCCTACATCCGGTTTACTACCGGCCCTAACCGCACGGAAGGCCTGGCGCCCTGCAACTCCTTCGGGGGCACTTTCACGCTGAGTAGCAGCCCCGGCGTGCTCAGCATCAGCGAGCAATCCTCTACCAAAGCCACCTGCCCCGCTCAGAGCATTGAGGATAAATTTCTGGCGGCCCTACCCCGCACCGTAGGCTATGAAATCAGCGGTAACGAGCTGCGGCTTTATGATGCCAGCAATACGTTGCGGCCCTTGCTTATTTTTGAAAAAGCCGAGTAA
- a CDS encoding aldo/keto reductase — MEYIELGSSGVRASRITFGSWAAGGWMWGGTEQNDAVGAIHASFDLGVTSIDTAPIYGQGLSEEIVGEAIKTLPRDQVQILTKFGMRWDEQRGDFGFKSKNNQGQDIDVYKYAAPESIIRECEDSLRRLGTDYIDLYQIHWPDKTTPIADTMEAVQRLIEQGKVRAAGVSNYSVEQMREAEQVVNLASNQVPYSMVRRDIEQDVVPYCLEHNKAILAYSPMQLGLLTGKIKPGQHFEASDLRATHPLFKPEFVTRVNAFLDKIRPMAESKNATLGQLVLRWTLAQPGISVALVGARNAEQAVQNARAIEVQLSPQEVDFISQQLGQL, encoded by the coding sequence ATGGAATACATTGAATTAGGCTCTTCGGGCGTGCGCGCCTCGCGCATTACGTTCGGGAGCTGGGCGGCCGGCGGCTGGATGTGGGGCGGCACCGAGCAGAACGACGCCGTAGGCGCCATCCACGCTTCCTTCGACCTAGGCGTAACCAGCATCGACACGGCCCCTATTTACGGGCAGGGCCTGAGCGAGGAAATTGTGGGCGAAGCCATCAAAACCCTACCCCGCGACCAGGTCCAGATCCTGACCAAGTTTGGCATGCGCTGGGACGAGCAGAGGGGCGACTTCGGCTTCAAGAGCAAAAACAACCAAGGCCAGGACATTGATGTGTACAAGTACGCAGCCCCGGAAAGCATCATCCGGGAGTGCGAGGACAGCCTGCGCCGCCTCGGCACCGACTACATTGACCTCTACCAGATTCACTGGCCCGATAAAACCACGCCCATTGCCGACACCATGGAGGCCGTGCAGCGCCTGATTGAGCAGGGCAAAGTGCGGGCCGCGGGCGTGAGCAACTATTCCGTGGAGCAGATGCGCGAAGCCGAGCAGGTAGTAAACCTAGCCTCGAACCAGGTGCCCTACAGCATGGTGCGCCGCGATATTGAGCAGGATGTGGTGCCCTATTGCCTGGAGCACAATAAGGCTATTCTGGCCTACAGCCCCATGCAGCTGGGTTTGCTGACCGGCAAAATCAAGCCCGGCCAGCACTTTGAAGCCAGCGACCTGCGCGCCACGCACCCGCTGTTCAAGCCTGAGTTCGTGACCCGCGTGAATGCCTTCCTGGATAAAATCAGGCCCATGGCGGAAAGCAAAAACGCCACCCTCGGGCAGTTGGTGCTGCGCTGGACGCTGGCCCAGCCGGGGATTTCGGTGGCGCTGGTGGGTGCCCGCAACGCCGAGCAGGCCGTGCAGAACGCCCGTGCTATTGAGGTGCAGCTCTCGCCCCAGGAGGTAGATTTTATCAGCCAGCAGCTGGGGCAGCTGTAG
- a CDS encoding DUF4136 domain-containing protein, whose amino-acid sequence MKSFLTAALLLLITLVSSCSSPVAVQQKPGVDFSRYRTYAWAKTDVKSADSQNPIYKSSLNDEIIQNAINSEMAKRGIRPVTGNARPDFYLTYHLYIEEAERTVANPPAPGYAFPYAMSYRGRFIPINYGYWYTSPYYNTGYRTETYKEGTMILDFIDARSRNLVWRGSVADPVGNPARIGEEFAKDAKEILDKFPVEAQK is encoded by the coding sequence ATGAAGTCTTTCCTGACCGCAGCCCTGTTGCTGCTCATAACCTTGGTGAGCAGTTGTTCTTCGCCCGTAGCCGTGCAGCAAAAGCCCGGCGTCGATTTCAGCCGGTACCGGACCTATGCCTGGGCCAAAACCGACGTGAAATCGGCCGACTCCCAGAACCCCATCTACAAAAGCTCCCTCAACGACGAAATCATCCAGAACGCCATCAACAGCGAAATGGCCAAGCGCGGCATCCGGCCTGTAACCGGCAACGCCCGCCCCGATTTCTACCTGACCTACCACCTCTACATTGAGGAGGCCGAGCGCACCGTGGCCAACCCGCCCGCGCCGGGCTATGCCTTCCCTTATGCTATGTCGTATCGGGGGCGCTTTATCCCTATCAACTACGGGTACTGGTATACCTCGCCCTACTACAACACGGGCTACCGCACCGAGACGTACAAGGAAGGCACCATGATTCTGGACTTTATTGATGCCCGCAGCCGTAACCTGGTATGGCGCGGCTCCGTGGCCGACCCGGTGGGCAACCCCGCCCGCATCGGCGAGGAATTTGCCAAAGACGCCAAAGAAATCCTGGACAAGTTTCCGGTAGAAGCCCAGAAGTAA
- a CDS encoding YsnF/AvaK domain-containing protein, which translates to MNTPPNPAAGAASRLPEVVSDASLVVPVIEEHAVIRREVVETGRVRLTKTIEEHPETLNFTLLHDEVQVERVPVNQFVADGATLPGVRYEGDTMIIPVVREVVVKRMLVVEELHITKHEVPTQESHQVVLRQETVQVTREPLAPPAPGMPPAS; encoded by the coding sequence ATGAACACACCCCCTAATCCTGCGGCTGGCGCTGCCTCCCGGCTACCCGAAGTAGTTTCTGATGCTTCCCTTGTGGTTCCCGTTATTGAGGAACACGCCGTGATTCGGCGGGAGGTGGTGGAAACGGGCCGGGTGCGCCTGACCAAGACCATAGAAGAGCACCCCGAAACCCTGAACTTCACCTTGCTGCACGATGAGGTGCAGGTGGAGCGGGTGCCCGTAAACCAGTTTGTGGCCGATGGGGCTACCCTGCCCGGCGTACGCTACGAAGGCGACACCATGATTATTCCGGTGGTGCGTGAGGTAGTAGTAAAGCGCATGCTGGTGGTAGAGGAGCTGCACATCACGAAGCACGAAGTACCCACCCAGGAAAGCCACCAGGTAGTGCTGCGCCAGGAAACGGTGCAGGTTACCCGCGAGCCGCTGGCCCCACCCGCTCCGGGCATGCCCCCGGCTTCCTGA